Proteins co-encoded in one Cytophaga hutchinsonii ATCC 33406 genomic window:
- the ilvA gene encoding threonine ammonia-lyase IlvA, with the protein MNSKVKVEDIVEAANRLKNVVTHTPLTKNEHLSQEYNCNLWLKREDLQLVRSYKLRGAYNFMCSQKREDIEKGVVCASAGNHAQGVAYSCQALKIKGRIYMPSTTPKQKVTQVKFFGKEFVEVVLTGDTFDDSYKEAMNYCTENKLLFVHPFDDPKVIAGQGTVGFEILNDIVGTIDYIFVPIGGGGLAAGLCTYIKELSPHTKIIGVEPLGAPAMKRSLEEGKVVVLEEIDKFVDGAAVKRVGDLNFDICSEYLDDVQLVPEGKTCSTIIKLYNEEAIVAEPAGALSISVLDYYKDEIKGKNVVCVISGSNNDIDRMQEIKERSLLYEGLKHYFIIRFKQRTGALREFLDEVLGPNDDITYFEYTKKTNRENGPAMVGIEVKMKEDFNLLIDRMNAKNVDYTLVNSDSNLFSFLIM; encoded by the coding sequence ATGAATAGTAAAGTGAAGGTTGAAGACATTGTTGAAGCGGCAAACCGTTTGAAAAATGTTGTGACGCATACGCCATTAACCAAAAATGAGCATCTTTCTCAGGAATATAACTGCAACCTATGGTTAAAAAGGGAAGATCTGCAATTGGTTCGTTCCTATAAACTTCGTGGAGCATATAATTTTATGTGCAGTCAAAAACGCGAAGATATAGAAAAGGGTGTTGTATGTGCCAGTGCCGGAAACCATGCTCAGGGCGTTGCCTATTCCTGCCAGGCGTTGAAAATTAAAGGCCGGATCTATATGCCGAGCACAACACCCAAACAAAAAGTTACGCAGGTAAAATTTTTTGGTAAAGAGTTTGTTGAAGTTGTTCTGACCGGCGATACGTTTGATGATTCGTACAAAGAGGCAATGAATTATTGCACAGAGAATAAATTATTATTTGTACATCCGTTCGATGATCCTAAAGTAATAGCCGGGCAAGGTACAGTAGGTTTTGAAATATTAAATGATATTGTTGGAACCATTGATTATATCTTTGTGCCGATTGGCGGCGGCGGGCTTGCAGCAGGACTTTGTACCTACATAAAAGAATTGAGCCCGCATACAAAAATCATTGGGGTGGAGCCGTTAGGTGCGCCGGCAATGAAACGCTCACTGGAAGAAGGGAAAGTTGTTGTACTGGAAGAAATCGATAAGTTTGTGGATGGTGCTGCCGTGAAGCGGGTAGGCGATCTCAATTTTGATATCTGTTCAGAATATCTAGATGATGTACAGTTGGTACCGGAAGGGAAAACATGCAGCACGATCATAAAGCTGTATAATGAAGAAGCCATTGTAGCAGAACCTGCAGGGGCATTAAGCATTAGTGTGCTGGATTATTATAAAGATGAAATAAAAGGGAAGAATGTTGTGTGTGTGATCAGCGGCAGTAACAACGATATCGACCGCATGCAGGAGATCAAGGAACGGTCGTTGTTGTATGAAGGGCTGAAACATTATTTCATAATCCGCTTTAAGCAGCGTACAGGAGCACTCAGAGAGTTTCTGGATGAGGTTTTAGGGCCAAATGATGATATTACCTATTTTGAATATACAAAGAAAACAAACCGTGAAAATGGCCCGGCAATGGTTGGTATTGAGGTTAAAATGAAAGAAGATTTTAATTTACTCATCGACCGTATGAACGCAAAAAATGTCGACTATACGTTAGTAAATTCAGATTCAAACTTATTTAGTTTTCTGATCATGTAA
- a CDS encoding nucleoside-diphosphate sugar epimerase translates to MKDKKTISILGCGWLGLPLAEAFIQSGFRVKGSTTREERLSVIEAAGAEGYVLKADGGAWTGERLNDFLRCDILLIAIPPGTKRNANSTHAVEIGQLMDHIKKYSIAIKQLIYISSTSVYKNINSVVIESDTAIPSNIGNQILFQAEKHVHESVIERKLILRLGGLTGYDRMLGRFFAGKQELAGGNEPVNLVHRDDVVACILFLLKNGIGEQVFNICSPQHPSRKEFYTRLCDRFNLPEPHFSEILKTDWKEVSTEKMNQFGYKWIFPDPNDYTYTKS, encoded by the coding sequence ATGAAAGATAAAAAAACCATTTCTATTCTGGGCTGTGGCTGGCTTGGATTGCCCCTTGCCGAAGCATTCATTCAATCGGGGTTTCGTGTAAAAGGTTCTACTACCCGCGAAGAACGGCTTTCTGTTATTGAGGCTGCCGGCGCTGAAGGTTATGTGCTGAAAGCGGATGGCGGAGCCTGGACAGGTGAACGCCTGAATGATTTTTTACGGTGCGACATTCTGTTGATTGCCATTCCTCCGGGTACCAAACGAAATGCAAACAGCACACATGCTGTTGAAATAGGGCAGTTGATGGACCACATAAAAAAATATTCAATTGCTATTAAACAGCTCATTTATATCAGTTCAACATCTGTTTATAAAAACATTAATTCTGTTGTTATTGAATCTGATACTGCCATACCATCCAATATTGGTAACCAGATCTTATTTCAGGCTGAAAAGCATGTACATGAAAGTGTGATCGAAAGAAAACTGATTTTACGCCTGGGAGGTTTAACTGGCTATGATCGGATGCTGGGACGTTTTTTTGCCGGTAAGCAAGAGCTGGCGGGAGGAAATGAGCCGGTAAACCTTGTGCATCGCGATGATGTAGTAGCATGTATCTTGTTTCTTCTGAAAAATGGCATCGGAGAGCAAGTGTTTAATATCTGTTCACCGCAGCATCCGTCAAGAAAGGAATTTTATACCCGTTTATGTGATCGGTTTAATTTGCCGGAACCACATTTTTCTGAAATATTGAAGACAGACTGGAAAGAAGTTTCCACTGAAAAAATGAATCAATTCGGGTATAAATGGATATTTCCCGACCCGAATGATTATACGTATACAAAATCCTGA